From Selenomonas ruminantium AC2024, a single genomic window includes:
- a CDS encoding helix-turn-helix domain-containing protein has protein sequence MKDTKSQQLRFISVKALAAMVPVSRSLIYDRIAKNKIPCLRIGRRILIPVSYVQKMLNVM, from the coding sequence ATGAAAGATACAAAGTCTCAGCAGTTGAGGTTTATTTCGGTGAAGGCTTTGGCGGCAATGGTGCCAGTAAGCCGCTCGCTGATATACGACCGAATAGCAAAGAATAAAATCCCCTGTTTGAGAATTGGCCGCAGAATACTAATCCCTGTTAGTTATGTGCAAAAAATGCTTAACGTAATGTAA
- a CDS encoding tyrosine-type recombinase/integrase — MVGRRSAGEGGIYQDVRRGLWIYQVSYKEAQEGRKRKKFAAKTKQAAMEKGNAFLLSTGVKMDTNRAEETVSDWVDEWLEKYAKLRLRPRTVEKYKSTFKCYILPQLGLTRLCDLNMQQVQKHFNSLLMDGRMDGKGLAPSTVNAARRYFAQVIDDAIREGILMKNPVRMSKAPRIQRKEIVVLDKFEIDNLVKAAGEIDHSFMSVMMPELVSFTVRTGLRQGEVFGLKWEDVDFINGCIFVKRSLAHVVGKGAVFQETKTKASRRRVLLMPEDVEALKRYREWQRNYADDLGDMFEWHNLVFTSPFGAPISPTNFSRRYFKPLIKKCRIADGFTFHCLRHTHATLLLQQGVNPKIVQERLGHSSIKVTMDTYSHVLPDMQKQAVEALGRVFG, encoded by the coding sequence ATGGTGGGACGACGAAGTGCTGGCGAAGGCGGGATCTATCAGGATGTTCGCCGAGGCTTATGGATCTATCAAGTGTCCTATAAGGAGGCTCAAGAGGGTAGAAAAAGAAAGAAATTTGCAGCAAAAACAAAGCAGGCTGCGATGGAGAAGGGCAATGCCTTCTTGCTATCTACAGGTGTAAAGATGGACACCAACAGGGCTGAGGAGACTGTTAGCGACTGGGTGGATGAATGGCTGGAAAAATATGCAAAATTACGTTTACGGCCACGCACGGTGGAAAAATATAAAAGCACGTTCAAATGCTATATTTTGCCGCAGTTGGGGCTTACGCGGCTTTGTGATTTGAATATGCAACAAGTTCAGAAACATTTTAATTCGTTGTTGATGGATGGTCGAATGGATGGCAAAGGATTAGCCCCGTCCACTGTAAATGCGGCCAGACGTTATTTTGCGCAAGTAATCGATGATGCGATTAGGGAGGGGATACTTATGAAAAATCCTGTGAGAATGAGCAAGGCCCCACGTATCCAGAGAAAGGAGATTGTTGTGCTGGATAAATTCGAGATAGATAATCTGGTAAAAGCTGCTGGGGAGATTGACCACAGCTTCATGAGCGTTATGATGCCAGAGCTGGTATCCTTTACGGTTCGGACAGGCTTGAGACAAGGGGAGGTGTTTGGGCTGAAGTGGGAAGACGTTGACTTCATTAATGGATGTATCTTCGTGAAGCGGTCGCTGGCGCATGTAGTGGGCAAAGGGGCGGTGTTTCAGGAAACCAAGACTAAAGCAAGTCGTCGGCGCGTTTTGCTTATGCCTGAGGATGTGGAAGCGCTGAAACGGTATCGGGAGTGGCAGAGAAACTATGCTGATGATCTTGGGGATATGTTTGAATGGCATAATCTGGTGTTCACCAGTCCGTTTGGAGCACCTATCAGCCCCACGAACTTTAGCAGGCGATATTTTAAGCCTCTGATTAAGAAGTGCAGAATTGCAGATGGTTTTACCTTCCACTGCCTGCGGCATACCCATGCAACCTTGCTTTTGCAGCAAGGGGTTAATCCCAAAATAGTACAGGAACGACTGGGGCATAGCTCTATAAAGGTGACTATGGACACCTACAGCCACGTACTTCCGGACATGCAGAAGCAGGCTGTGGAGGCATTGGGAAGGGTGTTTGGCTAA
- a CDS encoding polysaccharide deacetylase family protein has translation MFVPSIKSCGAVLCLACLLLSGCGQSEKASQPAAPAEEPAPVEEKAPAYITAADDFSNLTLDNAETPVYDHYTLAQRRAKGLTTVLPKITPYRDKKVAYLTFDDGPDEKNTAAVLDILKQEGVKATFYVLGKNVKAYPDITKRIFNEGHALGNHSYDHDYKRLYASADSYLAEMEQADDAIYELLGVRPLITRAPSGRMGNFTAAYEAIMDANGYVEHDWNVSSADAAPNHPVAQDFIDNISGQAVMNSAIILMHSSAGHEETVKALPEIIRVLREKGYSFGVITPMTPQPW, from the coding sequence ATGTTTGTTCCATCCATAAAGTCCTGCGGGGCAGTCCTCTGCCTTGCCTGTTTACTGCTTAGCGGCTGCGGCCAATCTGAAAAGGCCAGCCAGCCTGCCGCCCCTGCCGAGGAACCCGCACCTGTGGAAGAAAAAGCTCCGGCTTATATCACCGCCGCGGATGATTTCAGCAACCTTACGCTGGACAATGCCGAAACGCCTGTTTATGACCACTATACGCTGGCCCAGCGCCGGGCCAAAGGCTTGACCACAGTCCTGCCCAAGATTACACCTTACCGGGATAAGAAGGTGGCCTACCTCACCTTTGATGATGGGCCGGATGAAAAGAACACCGCTGCGGTGCTGGACATCTTAAAGCAGGAAGGTGTAAAAGCCACCTTCTATGTGCTGGGCAAAAATGTCAAAGCCTATCCGGATATAACCAAACGTATCTTCAACGAGGGTCATGCCCTGGGCAACCACAGCTATGACCATGACTACAAGCGCCTCTATGCCTCTGCCGACAGCTATCTGGCGGAAATGGAACAGGCCGATGATGCCATCTATGAACTGCTGGGCGTGCGCCCTCTGATTACGCGTGCCCCCAGCGGCCGCATGGGCAACTTCACCGCCGCTTACGAAGCCATTATGGATGCTAACGGTTATGTGGAACATGACTGGAACGTAAGCTCTGCCGACGCTGCCCCCAACCATCCGGTCGCACAGGATTTCATCGACAACATCTCCGGCCAGGCTGTGATGAACAGCGCCATCATCCTGATGCATAGCTCGGCAGGCCATGAAGAAACCGTCAAGGCCCTGCCGGAAATCATCCGCGTCCTGCGGGAAAAAGGCTACAGCTTCGGCGTAATTACCCCCATGACGCCCCAGCCCTGGTAA
- a CDS encoding DUF1858 domain-containing protein, producing the protein MAITKDMSIIEVVQKYPDTVDVFVNAGMGCLGCAAAHFENIEQGAMAHGIDIDALISNLNEVVGAEA; encoded by the coding sequence ATGGCTATCACTAAGGACATGAGCATCATCGAAGTTGTACAGAAGTACCCGGACACCGTTGACGTATTCGTGAACGCTGGCATGGGCTGCCTGGGCTGCGCTGCCGCTCACTTCGAAAACATCGAACAGGGCGCAATGGCTCACGGCATCGATATAGATGCACTCATCAGCAACCTCAACGAAGTTGTAGGTGCTGAAGCATAA
- a CDS encoding polysaccharide deacetylase family protein → MKRQIFSWRYIIMIVCILAAVGAVIFSQQPKPLQATMVADSESGTKVLVLNYHKIDHTFISLAVRPEDFDSQMKYLRNNGYHTITPDELYDALAGSSTLPENPVLITFDDGYEDNYTNAYPILKKYGFKATIFVVTGFLDKHKKGYLSWDQAREMDKNGINIESHTVNHRSMTDLTDDELRSELVDSKKKAEAELGHAVNYIAYPTGTYNLHIAQMVKEAGYKAAFTIKYGNVDKASNIYALERVPIFHTEETNKDFIERIRFQPIFESFGWMKN, encoded by the coding sequence ATGAAGCGGCAAATTTTTAGCTGGCGTTATATTATAATGATAGTTTGCATATTGGCAGCGGTGGGCGCCGTGATTTTTTCTCAGCAGCCCAAGCCATTGCAGGCTACGATGGTGGCGGACAGCGAGAGTGGCACGAAGGTGCTGGTGCTGAATTACCATAAGATTGACCATACCTTTATCTCCTTGGCGGTGCGTCCGGAAGATTTTGACAGTCAGATGAAGTACCTGCGGAATAATGGGTACCATACCATCACGCCGGATGAATTATACGATGCCTTGGCTGGCAGTAGCACGCTGCCGGAAAATCCCGTGTTGATTACCTTTGATGATGGGTATGAGGATAATTACACCAACGCTTATCCCATCCTCAAAAAGTATGGCTTCAAGGCAACCATCTTCGTGGTGACGGGGTTCCTCGACAAGCACAAGAAGGGATATCTTAGCTGGGACCAGGCCCGCGAGATGGATAAGAACGGCATCAATATCGAATCCCATACGGTGAATCACAGGTCCATGACGGATTTGACGGATGATGAACTGCGCTCCGAGCTGGTGGATTCCAAGAAAAAAGCCGAGGCCGAGCTGGGGCATGCGGTTAATTATATAGCTTATCCCACCGGTACTTATAATCTCCATATCGCCCAGATGGTGAAGGAGGCAGGATATAAGGCTGCCTTTACCATCAAGTACGGCAATGTGGATAAGGCCAGCAATATCTATGCTTTGGAGCGTGTGCCTATTTTCCATACGGAGGAAACCAATAAGGACTTTATTGAACGCATACGGTTCCAGCCGATTTTTGAGAGCTTCGGTTGGATGAAAAACTGA
- the mraZ gene encoding division/cell wall cluster transcriptional repressor MraZ → MFMGEYTHSIDAKGRIILPADFRQELGVTFIITKGFDKCLFLYGQQAWEELAAKLRSLPISKPEARAVNRFFFSGARTLECDKQGRFLIPANLRNHAEIALKQDVILTGVDNRIEVWSKDNWNVYNGEVEPDVTTIAASLAELGI, encoded by the coding sequence ATGTTTATGGGGGAATACACCCATTCGATTGACGCCAAAGGGCGTATCATTCTGCCTGCAGATTTCCGTCAGGAATTAGGCGTCACCTTTATCATTACCAAGGGCTTCGACAAGTGCCTTTTCCTTTACGGCCAGCAGGCTTGGGAGGAATTGGCGGCCAAGCTGCGGTCTTTGCCCATTTCCAAGCCCGAAGCGCGGGCGGTAAACCGCTTTTTCTTCTCCGGGGCCCGTACCCTGGAGTGCGACAAGCAGGGACGGTTTCTCATCCCTGCCAATCTGCGCAATCATGCGGAGATTGCCTTGAAGCAGGATGTCATCCTCACCGGTGTGGACAACCGCATTGAGGTGTGGAGCAAAGATAATTGGAATGTTTATAACGGCGAAGTGGAGCCGGATGTTACGACCATTGCCGCGTCACTGGCGGAATTGGGAATTTAA
- the rsmH gene encoding 16S rRNA (cytosine(1402)-N(4))-methyltransferase RsmH yields the protein MEFHHISVMLEETVKGLVTTKEGTYVDCTLGGGGHSSLIASMLTEKGRLIGIDQDAAAISAASERLRGAKCRVDIVHNNFRNLEQILADENAPLVDGVVFDLGVSSHQIDTAERGFSYIQDAPLDMRMNPEADFSAYDVVNSYEEKELNRIFKEYGEERWSKRIAQFIVQERAKKPIETTGELVDIICKAVPKAVRQAAGGHPAKRIFQAVRIEVNDELGILETAFRTAVAHLKPGGRIAIITFHSLEDRIAKNVLKELSRGCICPPELPVCMCNHQPEIKIIGKPIQATADELEHNSRSKSAKLRIAEKLPIAEKGGR from the coding sequence ATGGAGTTTCATCATATCAGCGTAATGCTGGAGGAGACGGTTAAAGGTCTCGTGACAACTAAAGAGGGAACCTATGTGGACTGTACCCTGGGGGGCGGCGGCCATTCCAGCCTGATTGCCTCCATGCTCACGGAAAAGGGCCGGCTTATCGGCATCGACCAGGATGCGGCGGCCATTAGCGCAGCTTCGGAGCGGCTTAGAGGTGCCAAGTGCCGGGTGGATATCGTTCACAACAACTTCCGCAATCTGGAGCAGATTCTTGCGGATGAGAATGCTCCGCTTGTGGATGGCGTGGTCTTTGATTTGGGGGTATCCTCCCATCAGATTGATACGGCAGAGAGAGGGTTTTCCTACATACAGGATGCGCCGCTCGATATGCGCATGAACCCGGAAGCGGATTTTAGCGCCTATGATGTGGTGAACAGCTACGAGGAAAAAGAGCTCAATCGCATCTTCAAGGAATATGGCGAGGAGCGCTGGAGCAAGCGCATTGCCCAGTTTATCGTACAGGAACGGGCTAAGAAGCCCATTGAAACCACCGGGGAGTTGGTGGATATCATCTGCAAGGCCGTACCCAAAGCTGTACGGCAGGCGGCAGGAGGTCATCCTGCCAAGCGGATTTTTCAGGCTGTCCGCATTGAGGTCAATGACGAGCTGGGGATTTTGGAAACGGCTTTCCGCACGGCGGTAGCACATTTGAAGCCCGGCGGCCGCATTGCCATCATCACCTTCCATTCTTTGGAAGACCGTATTGCCAAGAATGTACTCAAGGAACTTTCCCGTGGCTGCATCTGCCCGCCGGAACTGCCGGTGTGCATGTGCAATCACCAGCCGGAAATCAAGATAATCGGCAAGCCCATTCAGGCTACAGCCGATGAACTGGAACATAATTCCCGCTCCAAGAGCGCAAAATTGAGAATAGCCGAGAAGTTACCGATAGCTGAGAAGGGGGGCAGATGA
- the ftsL gene encoding cell division protein FtsL gives MTMLARQEEYYEEEERVLTPAEEEKELRKSPKEPLFKTVLDTRLRSHGQLLFLTMTVLALLVTVGSGISASRGYELVAIQQQADQMEQENERLKIEIAKLKSPDRIKSIAQDQLGMSVPKQTYFSSEK, from the coding sequence ATGACCATGCTGGCCAGACAGGAAGAATATTATGAAGAGGAAGAGCGCGTTCTGACTCCTGCGGAGGAAGAAAAGGAACTGCGCAAGTCTCCGAAGGAACCACTCTTTAAGACGGTTCTGGACACCCGCCTGCGTTCCCATGGACAACTGCTGTTCCTGACGATGACGGTGCTGGCCCTTCTGGTTACGGTGGGCAGCGGCATCAGTGCCAGCCGCGGCTATGAACTCGTGGCCATCCAGCAGCAGGCTGACCAGATGGAGCAGGAGAACGAGCGGCTCAAGATTGAAATTGCCAAGCTCAAGTCTCCGGACCGCATCAAATCCATCGCACAGGATCAGCTGGGAATGAGCGTACCTAAGCAGACTTATTTTAGCAGTGAGAAATAA
- a CDS encoding UDP-N-acetylmuramoyl-L-alanyl-D-glutamate--2,6-diaminopimelate ligase: MKTLAQLAELVNGSVVTGDKNIEIKGIEHDSRKAAEGTLFVCIEGFHVDGHKFIPQAVEKGAKAILTTRSAEAVDVPEGVAVLQVPELKAALDVIVPFFHDYPAQKMRVIGITGTNGKTTTSYLIRAILREAGYKVGLIGTIQIMMEEEVFPIHNTTPDVVELQHTLAIMRDKGMDYVVMEVSSHALDQNRVAGIEFDTAVFSNLTQDHLDYHKTLENYKLAKAKLFDLLGKEGVKENKTAVVNADDEAGKTMLEHAKCRQLTYGIENKASLQATNVEVLASGANFTLTEEFLGKLDLQLHITGIFNVYNVMAAVGAAIAEKIDPAVIKKALLNFTSVPGRFELVKAGQDFSIIVDYAHTPDGVENVLNTARRIAKKKIIAVFGCGGDRDRTKRPIMGRLAAELADVVIATSDNPRSEDPAFILSEVEAGVKETIGDKQHECIIDRREAIFRAVELAETDDIVIILGKGHEDYQILKDKTIHFDDKEVAREAVAAKKGA, encoded by the coding sequence ATGAAGACATTAGCGCAACTGGCAGAACTGGTAAATGGTTCTGTAGTTACCGGCGATAAGAATATAGAGATCAAGGGAATTGAGCATGACTCCCGCAAGGCAGCAGAGGGTACACTCTTTGTGTGCATAGAGGGCTTCCATGTGGATGGTCATAAGTTTATTCCGCAGGCTGTGGAGAAAGGGGCAAAGGCCATCCTGACCACCCGCTCTGCTGAGGCGGTGGACGTGCCGGAAGGTGTTGCTGTCCTTCAGGTGCCGGAGCTGAAAGCGGCTTTGGACGTTATCGTGCCGTTCTTCCATGACTATCCTGCGCAGAAGATGCGGGTAATCGGCATTACGGGCACCAATGGCAAGACCACGACCAGCTATCTTATCCGCGCCATCCTGCGCGAAGCTGGTTATAAGGTGGGGCTTATCGGTACCATTCAGATTATGATGGAGGAAGAAGTATTCCCCATTCACAATACGACGCCGGATGTGGTGGAACTGCAGCACACGCTGGCCATCATGCGGGACAAGGGCATGGACTATGTGGTCATGGAGGTTTCCTCCCATGCGCTCGACCAGAACCGCGTGGCTGGTATTGAGTTTGATACGGCGGTGTTCTCCAACCTCACGCAGGACCATCTGGACTATCATAAGACGCTGGAAAATTACAAGCTGGCCAAGGCTAAGCTCTTTGATTTGCTTGGTAAAGAAGGCGTTAAGGAAAACAAGACGGCCGTGGTCAATGCCGACGATGAAGCCGGCAAGACCATGCTCGAGCATGCCAAGTGCCGTCAGCTGACCTATGGTATCGAAAACAAGGCCTCCCTGCAGGCAACTAATGTGGAAGTTTTGGCAAGTGGAGCCAACTTCACTTTGACCGAAGAATTCCTGGGCAAGCTGGATTTACAGCTCCATATCACGGGTATCTTCAATGTCTATAATGTCATGGCCGCTGTGGGCGCTGCCATTGCGGAGAAGATTGACCCCGCAGTGATTAAGAAAGCACTGCTGAATTTCACCAGTGTGCCGGGCCGCTTTGAACTCGTGAAGGCCGGACAGGATTTCTCCATTATCGTGGACTATGCGCATACGCCGGACGGAGTGGAAAACGTGCTCAACACGGCCCGCCGCATTGCGAAGAAGAAGATTATTGCGGTATTTGGCTGCGGCGGTGACCGCGACCGCACGAAGCGTCCGATTATGGGCAGACTGGCCGCAGAGCTTGCCGATGTGGTTATCGCCACTTCCGATAATCCGCGCAGCGAAGACCCTGCTTTTATCCTGAGTGAAGTGGAAGCCGGTGTGAAGGAAACCATCGGCGATAAGCAACATGAGTGCATTATCGACAGACGTGAAGCCATCTTCCGTGCCGTGGAACTTGCCGAAACGGATGATATCGTGATTATTTTGGGCAAGGGCCATGAGGATTATCAGATTCTGAAGGATAAGACGATTCACTTCGACGATAAGGAAGTTGCCCGCGAGGCTGTGGCAGCGAAAAAAGGAGCCTGA